AACGAGGCCGCCGCGAACACGGTGACCGTGCCGGACAGCGCGGAAGGGGAGGAGCCGGAGGCGCCCGGCTCGTCCGGCGCGGCGTCCGGGGAGTCGCCGGAGGAGGAGCAGGCACTCAGTGCCAGCAGGGCGGCGGCCCCGGCGCCGGCCAGCCGCAGCGTCCGGGTCCGGTGCGCGGAACGGGTCATCACGGGATCTGCTCCTCGGGTCCTGGCGAACGGCTGCCGCGCGCTGTCGCGCCCTGTGGCGGTCGGGCACGTGCGTGCCGTGATGATACTGCCGCATGTGCCAGGCAGGAATCCTCCGTCGGGTCGCATGAGCGGGAGTGCGGGGGCGGAAGGGTGGCATGTGCGTTCCCGCGGTGCCTTCCGCGTGGCCACCGGGAGGCGCTCCGCCGGGCGCGGTCAGACGCGGTCGACGTGTACGTTCGTGGACTTGACGCGCGCGGTGGCCTCCACGCCGACCTCGAGTCCCAGTTCCTCGACGGCTTCCCGGGTCAGCAGGGAGACCAGCCGGTGCGGCCCCGCCTGGATCTCCACCTGGGCGGCGACGTCGCCGAGCTTGATGGCGGTGACGATGCCCGGGAAGGCGTTGCGGACCGAGGTGGAGGAGGCGCCCTCCTCGCCGCCGCCGGCCCTGGCCAGCTCGACCGAGAAGGCGGCGAGGTCCCGCCCGTCGATGAGCCGTCGCCCGGACTCGTCGCGGTGGGTGGCCACCCGGCCGGCGTCGGCCCAGCGGCGGGCGGTGTCCGGGCTGACGCCGAGCAGCCGCGCCGCCTGGCCGATCGTGTAGGACTGCATGCCGGTCACGATAGGGCCACCGCCGGGCAGCCCGCGCGGGCGGGTGCCCGGCGCCGGCACGGGCGCGTCGGCCGGTGTGGACGCGGGGGCGCCGGGCCCGGTGCGGTCCCGCCTCGCACGGGACCTCCCGGGTGACCGGGGCGACCTCGCCCCGTCCGAGGAGGAAGAAGCGCAGGAAGTTCCTGAACGGGTTGCCCTCGGGTCGTTCGAAGTGGACGTGCGGTGCGCAGCCGGTGGGGCCCCGGACGCGGAGGAGGAACGCGACCGGGGCGTCGGGGACGGAGGGCGGCTCCACGGTCAGGACGCGGTGGCGGTGGTGC
This is a stretch of genomic DNA from Streptomyces sp. TG1A-8. It encodes these proteins:
- a CDS encoding molybdopterin-binding protein; this translates as MQSYTIGQAARLLGVSPDTARRWADAGRVATHRDESGRRLIDGRDLAAFSVELARAGGGEEGASSTSVRNAFPGIVTAIKLGDVAAQVEIQAGPHRLVSLLTREAVEELGLEVGVEATARVKSTNVHVDRV